In the genome of Leptotrichia sp. HSP-536, the window TTAGGCTTTCCGCAATACACAAGACCCGTAGAAATTGACGGGTACTCGGTCCCCGAAGTATTACGGAGTGGGAATCACGCTAAAATTGATGAATACAGATATTTCAAATCGATTGAAAAAACATTGGAAAACAGGAAAGATTTAATAGAGAAAAAACTTGAAAATGATGAACAGTTTAGAAAATTATATAAAAAATATTTAAAAAAGAAAGATATGTAGTTAGGAGAGTGTATTCAGGATGATTTATGAACTGGATGGAATAAAATCGAAAATATCGGGAGAGGTATTTGTTGCTGAAAGTGCTGATGTTATGGGAAATGTAGAACTGAATGACGGGGTAAATATATGGTTTGGTACGGTATTAAGAGGAGATATGAAGAAAAATAATTATAGGAAAAAATAGCAATGTTCAGGATAATTCGACATTACATACTGATTTTGGACTTCCTTATGTGAAAAATGGAAAACTGTTTGCTAAAACTTTGAAAAAGGAGAATATTTAAGAAAAATACATAAAGTGTAATTTGTTTAAAGGCAGCTTAAAGGTTGTCTTTTTTTGTTTTGCTATTGACATTTATATTTTCTTAGAAATAATAAATTTGGGAAATTACTTTGTTGGTAATAATGAAGTTGGAATCATAAAATGAAAAAAATTAAATACTAAAAATTTCAAAATAAACTCTTTACAATACCTAAAAGGTATGTTACTATAAGATATATAGGAGGTATATTATGGATAAAATAATTTTAGGAATTTTAATGTTACATAGAATGACGGCATACGAGCTTCGAAATGTAATAAGAAATAATTTTAAATCTATGTGTAGCGACAGTCTTGGGAGCATTCAGGCAGCTCTCAAAAAATTGCTTATGTTGGAAATGGTTACTTTTGAAGAACTTGTTGAAAAAGGAGTAAATAAAAAAAGATATTCAATAACTGATATTGGACAAAAAACATTAATAGAATGGATAAGGATTCCTATTGACATGTCAAAGACAAAAAACTTAGATATTGGAAAACTTCTTTTTATGGGATATATTTCAAAAAATGAACAAAAAAATCTGATTGACAAAATCATTGATTCTTTAGAGGAAGAATATACGGCGCTAAAAAAATTAAGAGAATCAATACATATCGAAAAAGAAAGGGAAACACTTAAAAACCACCTGCTTATAGATACAGAATATCAAGAAAGAATTAAAAATTTAAACAAAGAAAACGATATATCTGAAAACATTAAAGAAATCAGTAAATTTACATTGGCTACTTTAGATTATGGAATTGATATTACTGCTTTTAACATAGAATGGTTTAAAAAATTGAAGAAAAGAGTATAGAAAGAAAGGTGAGATGAGATGAATGATATAAATAAGATTAAACGAAACATAATTATCTTTACGATTTTTAGTACTGCTTGTGGCTGGATAGGATATCTTGTTGATAAATTGTCTGGTCAAGCCCATTATGAAAATGTTGGAACAATGGCAGGAGAAGAGTCTTTTGGAATGCTTATCTGGTTAGCATCTCCATTAATTTGTACAATTTTTCTTCGTATTTTTGGAGGAGATGGTTGGAAAGGCTCAGGATTTTCTATTAATTTTAAAAATAATAAAAAGTTATATTTGATTAGCTTTTTGATATATCCTACTGTTACTTTAATTGTTATATTACTGGG includes:
- a CDS encoding PadR family transcriptional regulator, with amino-acid sequence MDKIILGILMLHRMTAYELRNVIRNNFKSMCSDSLGSIQAALKKLLMLEMVTFEELVEKGVNKKRYSITDIGQKTLIEWIRIPIDMSKTKNLDIGKLLFMGYISKNEQKNLIDKIIDSLEEEYTALKKLRESIHIEKERETLKNHLLIDTEYQERIKNLNKENDISENIKEISKFTLATLDYGIDITAFNIEWFKKLKKRV